A window of the Pungitius pungitius chromosome 3, fPunPun2.1, whole genome shotgun sequence genome harbors these coding sequences:
- the LOC119221140 gene encoding uncharacterized protein LOC119221140, with protein sequence MEMTVKNAVKGVAVTTTAMEMTVKNAAKGVAVTTTAMEMTVKNAAEGVAVTTTAMKMTVKNAAEGVAVTTMVKTAKEGVATEMVARRAVGTGRGAAAPIAMETANKAPVVVTAAAKVEAAATTGTAGDAGNIVVTRRSTVMVMVTARGVVTVMVRGVAVAATVRHRRHASPHLGDPTASASPGRPYGQRLTWETLRPAPHLGDPTAGGTAFIWNRPSLLK encoded by the exons ATGGAGATGACGGTAAAGAATGCCGTGAAGGGGGTCGCCGTGACGACGACCGCCATGGAGATGACGGTAAAGAATGCCGCGAAGGGGGTCGCCGTGACGACGACCGCCATGGAGATGACGGTAAAGAATGCCGCGGAGGGGGTCGCCGTGACGACGACCGCCATGAAGATGACGGTAAAGAATGCCGCGGAGGGGGTCGCCGTGACGACGATGGTAAAGACTGCAAAGGAGGGGGTCGCCACAGAGATGGTGGCGAGGAGAGCCGTCGGGACCGGCAGAGGCGCAGCAGCCCCGATTGCCATGGAAACCGCAAACAAAGCCCCCGTCGTCGTGACAGCAGCAGCGAAAGTGGAAGCGGCAGCGACGACGGGCACGGCGGGCGACGCAGGAAACATCGTGGTCACAAGAAGGAGCACGGTCATGGTCATGGTCACGGCCAGGGGCGTGGTCACGGTCATGGTCAGGGGCGTGGCCGTGGCGGCCACTGTTAGACACAG GAGACACGCATCGCCTCACCTGGGAGACCCTACGGCCAGCGCCTCACCTGGGAGACCCTACGGCCAGCGCCTCACCTGGGAGACCCTACGGCCAGCGCCTCACCTGGGAGACCCTACGGCAGGTGGAACAGCTTTCATCTGGAACCGGCCCTCGCTtctgaaataa
- the LOC119220766 gene encoding growth/differentiation factor 8-like, which yields MLLLFLCLVVFSSADLSAETRRTPEAPAESGEQCSACDLREHSKQMRLHGIKSQILSILRLEQAPNISRDVIRQLLPKAPPVTRLLEQYDPRGGGKEEEEEDHATTETIITMATEPNPEAERTSCCLFSLSPRIQPRNILRAQLWVHLRAADVVAGVFLQISRLQAGEEGNATRVRVRSREVGAGSWQSVDIKSLLQVWLRQPEAEYGIAISAYASDGTDLAVTSAGPGEDGLQPFIEVKILDTPKRSRRDAGLNCDEESAETRCCRYPLTVDFEEFGWDWIIAPKRYRANYCSGECEFMHLEQYPHAHLVNKASPRGTVGPCCTPTKMSPINMLYFNRKEQIIYGKIPSMVVDHCGCS from the exons atgctgctcctcttcctctgcctggTGGTCTTCTCCTCAGCGGACCTCTCCGCGGAGACGCGCCGGACCCCCGAGGCGCCGGCGGAGAGCGGGGAGCAGTGCTCGGCCTGCGACCTCCGGGAGCACAGCAAGCAGATGAGGCTCCACGGCATCAAGTCCCAGATCCTCAGCATCCTGCGGCTGGAGCAGGCGCCCAACATCAGCCGGGACGTGATCCGCCAGCTGCTCCCCAAAGCGCCTCCTGTCACCCGGCTGCTGGAGCAGTACgacccacggggggggggaaaggaggaggaggaggaggaccacgCCACGACGGAGACCATCATCACCATGGCCACCGAGC CGAATCCCGAGGCCGAGCGGACCTCCTGCTGCCTCTTCAGCCTCAGCCCCAGGATCCAGCCCCGAAACATCCTGCGCGCTCAGCTGTGGGTTCACCTGCGGGCGGCCGACGTGGTCGCCGGCGTCTTCCTGCAGATCTCCCGCCTccaggcgggggaggaggggaacgCCACGCGGGTCCGGGTCCGCTCCCGGGAGGTCGGCGCCGGCTCCTGGCAGAGCGTGGACATCAAGTCCCTGCTGCAGGTTTGGCTGCGTCAACCGGAGGCCGAGTACGGGATCGCGATCAGCGCCTACGCCTCCGACGGCACCGACCTGGCGGTGACCTCGGCCGGGCCCGGCGAGGACGGGCTG CAACCCTTCATCGAGGTGAAGATCCTCGACACCCCCAAAAGGTCCCGCCGGGACGCCGGCCTCAACTGCGACGAGGAGTCCGCGGAGACCCGCTGCTGCCGCTACCCGCTCACCGTGGACTTCGAGGAGTTCGGCTGGGACTGGATCATCGCCCCCAAGCGCTACCGGGCCAACTACTGCTCCGGGGAGTGCGAGTTCATGCACCTGGAGCAGTACCCGCACGCGCACCTGGTGAACAAGGCCAGCCCGCGAGGCACGGTGGGGCCCTGCTGCACGCCCACCAAGATGTCGCCCATCAACATGCTCTACTTCAACCGCAAGGAGCAGATCATCTACGGGAAGATCCCATCCATGGTGGTCGACCACTGTGGCTGCTCCTGA